ACAGCTGGAGGCAGGGGCCGTGGGTACCACCTTAACTCTATTTGCCGTAGTACCTTCCTCTCATGGTTTatattttacagttatttttcAACAGATCACAAAGctcaagctttttaaaataaaagtttggccaaaaaataataatactaaaataaaatctaaagggAACCTTTAGCTTactaaatttttattgatttaaaaaaagaattcctggCCTCAGAGAGGAGGGTGATATGATAATCCCTGAACATCAGCTAAGACACTCTAGCACTTCTAAAGCCCCGGTCTCAACCTGGAATCCTCAATACATCTTGGTTTCTCTCAGTAACCAAATGTGGACCCATCACTGTTGGAGTCTTTGAAACCCTTTTAGCTTATACTACCTCCTGGGGTAATAATATTGTATGGGTTTCATAAGGAAGTACTTTCTGTCTGTCTAAATATACTTCTTTCAACTTTCCATGGTCCTGATATCCAGGCATCTGATGAAAAagtgtgggtttgtcatatctattttttttcataattttaaagagtGAGCttaagctttttttcccctaaaaaatgattacaaaaaagtattataaaagtataatttttaaaagattataataaGTATACATGCTCACTGTAAGAGtttaaacaaagcagaaaaatataaataagaaaatcccAAATCTCTCTGTCTGGTCGGTGAATTTTCTATGCATATAGTTATGGTAATGGTGCaggtatatttgtgtgtgtttgtatataattTTGCATAAATGCAATCAAACTATATTtggtatgacttttttttttccaactgaatAGTATGTGTCAATAACGTATTGCAGACATTTTCCTACAGCAGTAAATATCAGTGCATCATTCCTTGGGGTGTAGAGGATGCTTAGTCTTCTACTCCTATATGGATGACATTTTCCCTGGTAATTTTCGTGTTCTTAAGTGAAAGGGAActcatgcatttttcttttttcatttgataGTTTCCTCTTACCTTTGATAATTGTGGTTGCTGTTCCTTCTCCCGCTGAAATCAAGtctcttaaaaaatgaaatgtttgtcttccatgaaactgtaATAACTGTGGAAAGTTACTTTTTCTTACCTAATGTGTCTCACTTGCTTTGAGTTCACTGATTGTTCGGTATTCAGATTTGGCTGTGCTTTGCAGTAAATAGGGAGAGGCCCGGAAAGTCTGACTTGGCAGTTTTGAGGTCAGTGTGAGACCAGGACTCAACAACTGATGTAGTTCTTTTGTATGCTGAATTCTTAGGTCCCActtgggagggtgggggggctGTTGGCAGCCCAGACAGCAGAAAGGGGGAAATGAAAGTGTTCCAGAAGtcaaaaaacagcaaaaacaaagagTAAACCAAGACAACAAAAAGGAGCATGTCGGGGAGACTTCTAGCGTGCCTCCTGGGGATTCTCATGGTTCGAGATCATTGTTGAGATGATCCATTGTTCTACCTGGTCCATTGTTCTCTACTACAGTGCCTGGCTTGATGTGGTAACACTGAGAAGACTCGCTTGGAGCACACTGTTACCTGGATGTCACAGGACAGATCCCATCACAATAAACTATTCCTCTTCTTTTATGGTATCAAGTGTTTGAAATAGGTGGGCCATGAGCTTGGACTGGAAGCAActgttatattaaaaatatgttaattgTGATTGTTACTTCCAAAAGTCTTTGTGGTGCGTCTCTGAAAAACGTTGATGTGGCATCCTGCCACGTACCAGGAGTAAAttctgtttgttgttcagtcgctcaggcgtgtgtgactttttcgaccccatggactgcagcccgctgggtttcagtccgtgggattctccaggcaagaatatgagagtgggtcgccatgccctccctcaggggatattcccaacctaggaatcgaacctgcatctcctcttttggcaggcagattttttaccactgagccaaccagAAAACCCATACAGTTTACCGTTGGCTAACTCAAGTTACGGCCTAAGTCAGTATGCACTAGGAGGGCTGCTGTCTTAGTTCAGACCGAAAGGAAGGGATGGACCCACGTGCCTTCACATAGCACCATGGGGGGTTACCCTGGATGTGCACTCCAGCATCTAttgcctgcctcctcctcctcctcggtcCTTCACCGCACTCCCTTTCTCCctacctcctcctccctcctccctgtcctcccctccctcatcccccttgctttttcctccttttccttctgtctcaTCCAGGCAAGCAGGCTCAGGCTTGGTTAGTCAGTCTTTGGCCGGTGCGGAGTCCTTAAAAGGCGATTTTGGTTTCAGGCTCTGGTCCAGTCCGTTGGAGCCAAAGAAATGTTTGTTAGCATGCTGGGAGTACATACTTGCTGTTCTCAGAGGGAGCAGCAGGGGGCAGTGTAATTGCCAGCTACTTTCACACTTGAGGCCTAGCTGATTACTTAAGTGAATCATTTTGGTACacgttttccttttctcttttttccagtaAGAGGATGTATAGGAAAATACTCTTAAAACTGTAACActgtataatttgaaaatattctatgAAAAAAGTTATATCTTATTAAAACCTTCCAGTGAAATAATACATGTCTCTCTTGCTTCTGGAATCATGTAGGAAAATCACATGCATGTTTCAAGAAGCTTTGTATgggttttatttctgaaaattcaCAAATTTATTTCCCTGCTTCAATCAAAAGGGAGAATTACCAAGATCTTCATCACACATCTTCATGGAGACCATTTCTTTGGCCTTCCTGGCCTCCTCTGCACAATCAGCCTGCAGAGTGGGTCCATGGTCACCAAACAGCCCATCGAAATCTACGGCCCTGTGGGGCTTCGGGACTTTATCTGGCGAACCATGGAACTCTCTCACACGGAGTTGGTCTTCCCTTACGTGGTCCATGAGCTGGTGCCTACAGCGGATCAGTGTCCTACAGAAGAACTAAAAGAATCTGTGCAGGTGAATGAAACAGACAACCctcccaaagaaggacaaggaCGAACTATCCTGTTAGACTCAGAAGAAAACTCGTACCTCCTGGTTGATGAtgaacagtttgttgtgaaagCGTTTCGCCTCTTTCATCGAATACCATCCTTTGGATTTTCAGTCGTGGAGAAGAAACGCCCAGGTAAACTCAACGCACAGAAACTGAAAGACCTGGGTGAGTgagtgtttgttttttcctttctcctcagtTGAGTTGTTGTGAACTGCAGCAGTTAGAAGTGTCATAGAAACCTTCCTTTCTTGCTTCCCAGGCCTAACACTTACATTTTCTCCACTTCCTTTTCCCAAAGTTTGTTTATTAAGAGAAATCTTTAGGGCTAGAAGACGCGATTCAGGGCAAAATGAAGTATATATTTCAAGTCTCTCTTCAGCTCTCTAGAGGCACATTCTTGATCTGTCTTATCTTCAGCTTTTACTATCTTGGTTGGTGGAATGATGGTGGTTGTCTCAGGTCTaggcttttattttctcatgtcaTCTTTTTGAAATATGTTTGAGTGGCATCTTTGGTCAGACACTTTTCACCATAGTTCTTAACCATGCCACTGCAACCAGCTACCTTCTgagttttccttctttattgACTAAGTTATTAATAATTCGGTGTTTGGAACACTGCCTCaaccagttgttgttgttgttgtttttgactgtgctgggtcttagttgtagcacctGGGGTCTAGTTTCCTGGGGAACAAAcgcaggcctcctgcattgggagcgtggagcctcagccactgaaccaccagggaagcccctcgacCAGCTTTATATACCGGGTTCATCCCCCTGGAAGCAAGCATTCAAAGGTCGGCTTGGGGCCCGTCTGAGGCCTCGCACCTTCCCCGTGCTCAGTCATCACATGCTCAGGTCCTGCAGCACCTCTCCCAAAGCAGTGCCAGGTACATCATCTCTCTAGCATCACCGCCTTCCTTGCCGTGCCGACGGCAGAGCCTGTGAAAAGCATGGCAGTGGCTTTTCGTGTGTTCTTATTCTTTATTTGCAcaatctctcctttcttcctcaaCTAAAACAGTGTACTTAGTAATGAGGGAAACTGCCTTAGACCAAAGATATCTTTATTATCTACAAACCTGTGAAAATACCAGTGTGTTGGGACACTGTAAACGTGATCCATGTTGGAATTCGTGAACATACTCTGTTTATATGTATTGCCCAGAGTGATGATCAGGTATTATTCTCAATTAAGATGAGATTTAAGCCCAGTTTGGTAAGCATGGAACTGCCTCTGTTTACAATGAAGATTGATTATGTGTAACTGCCTGAAATTCTCCTTgatgttgtgatccaaacagtcccCTCTAACAATTTTTTTATTACGTTAATCAGTTTGTTGGTACCTTGTCATTTAAATGGGCTCTTTAATTTTACCTAAAGATGAGCTTATTAAATACAGCACTCAAAACCTGTTATTCCCATGCACAGCAGAGGCTCACAGCTGTTCCCTTGACTATAATAAGGTTTTAGGGGGACTTAAGAGCTTAAACTTATCTGAAACGTGTGGTTGGAAATGTTTTAAGTACTTGGACATTGCTAATATCAATAGCCAacagtgaacttttaaaaaatgtataaatatcccAGTTTCCcacaagtaataaaatatttataacaattaTGAAAAGAATTGGATGCCTTTTCCATTTGCTATTTGCAGTGCTGTTGAAACAGACGCTTTTTAACAAGTCATAAATTCCATTCCCATGATGTGATGTTATCTGCCTCCATCTTGTAGGTGTTCCACCAGGTCCTGCTTATGGGAAGCTGAAAAACGGAATTTCTGTTGTTCTGGAAAATGGAGTTACAATTTCTCCCCAAGATGTCTTAAAGAAGCCTATTGTTGggagaaaaatctgtattttggGTGACTGTTCTGGGGTTGTGGATGACGGAGGAGTAAAGCTGTGCTTCGAGGCAGACCTGCTGGTCCACGAAGCGACCCTGGATGACACCCAGATGGACAAAGCCAAGGAGCACGGCCACAGCACGCCACAGATGGCAGCGGCGTTTGCAAAACTGTGCCAGGCGAAGAGGCTGGTTCTGACTCACTTCAGTCAGAGGTACAAACCAGCTGCCTTGGCCAGAGAAGGAGAAGCAGATGCGATTGTAGAACTTAAAAAGCAAGCTGAATCAGTGTTAGACCTCCAAGAAGTGACTCTTGCAGAAGATTTCATGGTGATCAGCATTCCGATCAAGAAGTGAAACCAGTATTCCTGAATGCATTCTGATGTGTCTGTAAATATGTTATTGAACCAACAGTcacatttggtttctttttgttgctgtggtggtggtggtcatcGTTGTTTTGATCTACAATTATTTGAGTCCTCATAATCCTGAAAAGGATGGAGCTGCATTGCTGAACTAATTCAGCATTGAGAGGGAGCAAGCTATTTGATaataaatcactttaaaaagaatgaaaccagcaTCCTTCTTAAAGTCCACATTTGACAAGATGATAGGCTATTCAGGTATACATGCCTTGAGGCTGCTGCCTCAGAGATTAGCCAATGCACCATGGGCTTATCTTCCATCCagctttattgctgttgttgGCAACGTATGCAGGACTTGGCCCTCCTGgctgaaaattatattttggcAGTTTGTGTTGAATCTGTTCATGTTATTAACAAAAGAGAATAGTAATGAGATACTGGATATGCAGAATTGAAGCTGGCATGTTAAATCTTGAATTCTTTGCTAGAAGACTGAATGCAGGGTCAGGGGAGGTGTTTAGCGTTCAATCAGGATTTTATTAAACTTTCCAGTTTGCTCTAAACCCAGGGTTCTCAGAGGTGATACTGCTCCCTTGGATGGAATTCTGAAGTTGTGGGATGTTTCTTGTCAAAACTAGGAGGGGCTACTACCAGCAGTCAGTCAGTACAAGCCAGAACGTTAGATGGTAGAGAGTTTTGGTCAGTCCTAAACCATGAAGAATTATCTCATCCCACAATGCATATTGCAGGTCTGTTGAAATACACATCAAGTTAAAACTTCTACTGTGAACATACTTTATAAAAATTCAGTGACATAAGAGTTCAGGTGTTTTGGGGGCATGAACCACCagtctccttgcatggccctgcaacaaacctttctctgctcaaaaagaaaaacaagaaatagtGACATAATGAGTTGAAATATGAGGTAAGTCAAATTCTGCAACAGATCCTAAAAAGCTAGCTAAGTGAATATATTGGAATGTCACATCAAACGTTATTTGTCAGAAGTGTGCTATGGGCTGGAGCTTGTGAATCTGGAGGTTAAAAAATAACTATCTGTCCGACTTGGGTTTAATTTACGTGTTCTGATAAATAATTCTTTGAGCACCATTTTAGTAAAATGTTCTTTCTAGAATAGCTTTTCCTGCTGAGTTGCCTTCCACCTCCCTTCTGTCTGTCCCGGGGTATCTCTGACTCATTTGCCCACAGTAAATACATGGAAAGGTAGTCTCAAGTACTGATGCAGTCAAAAAGGTTCCCTAATCAAACTGGTTTGGGAAACCCTGTATACTGTGGGTCCTCTGGCAGAGCTGTAATGCCCAGCAATGTATTAACAACAGCACGGCTTCAGTGATCACCAGCTAGTCTATGACGCCAGAAAGACGTGATTTCAGAGTCCCATTCTGTACCTCATGACGGTCCCTATGTGCTCTGAAGCAGGTTCCTTAGATCTGCTGATCTTTAGCTTGCTCAtctctaaaaatgagaaaaataataataagacctACCTCTAGGAGtgctgtaaagattaaataaagacAGTGTATAAAAGGCGCATAGCACGTTGCTTCAAGGCACGAAGTCCTAAAGTACAGAGGTTTGTTAACTGAACCCCTTTCTAAAGTCATATTTCACCATATACTATCCGTTGACATCTTAAGAAGCTAGAGAGTTTTATAGTATACTTATTCAGAAATACTGTCATGGTGTGTAGTAGACTATTGGATTCCTCTGGTCCTGGGGGTTTTTCTAGTAAAAATTGACTCTTGGAGGGGTCTGGAATCCCTGAAGTAGTGATGGCCCAGTTACTCAAGATCTCAGTCATTCTGAAGCAGCCTCCAGAATGGGCTGATTCGGCCCTCCTGTAGGCTCCTGGCCTGCCACAGTACCACAGTGGACCGGAACTAAAGCGTATCTTGATTTCTGAACTCAAGTCAAACCATCACTTATTAACCTCCTGTCTGCCgaatgggcttccccagggactcagcagtgaagaatccgccaCAGGAGAtacgaattcgatccctggggttgggaagatcctctgaggagggcacggcaacccactccagtattcttgcctggagaatcccatggacagaggagcctggcgggccatagtccacagggccgcaaagagtcggg
This genomic stretch from Muntiacus reevesi chromosome 4, mMunRee1.1, whole genome shotgun sequence harbors:
- the ELAC1 gene encoding zinc phosphodiesterase ELAC protein 1, translating into MSMDVTFLGTGAAYPSPARGASALVLRCEGECWLFDCGEGTQTQLMKSQLKAGRITKIFITHLHGDHFFGLPGLLCTISLQSGSMVTKQPIEIYGPVGLRDFIWRTMELSHTELVFPYVVHELVPTADQCPTEELKESVQVNETDNPPKEGQGRTILLDSEENSYLLVDDEQFVVKAFRLFHRIPSFGFSVVEKKRPGKLNAQKLKDLGVPPGPAYGKLKNGISVVLENGVTISPQDVLKKPIVGRKICILGDCSGVVDDGGVKLCFEADLLVHEATLDDTQMDKAKEHGHSTPQMAAAFAKLCQAKRLVLTHFSQRYKPAALAREGEADAIVELKKQAESVLDLQEVTLAEDFMVISIPIKK